The sequence below is a genomic window from Draconibacterium halophilum.
TTGATCATTATTATCCGTGTTACAAACACCCCTTGAAACAGAACCATTCTCGGATATTGTATTTTGTAAACGATACCCTACCATACCAAACTCGTCATCAGTGCATTCATGCATTAAAAATTCTGCCATTGTAAAAAAGGCCTCTCTCCCGTAATAGTCGTCGGCATTAATAACCGCAAAAGGCTCATTGATACATTTTTTAGCCATTAAAATAGCGTGTCCGGTTCCCCAGGGTTTTGATCTTTCCGGCGTGTAATTACATCCTGCAGGAACTTTATGCACTTCCTGCGTTACATATTCAGCCGTAATTTTTCCCTCCAGCTTTTTATTAAAAAGAGCTTTGAACTCCTCTTCAAAACTTTCTCTGACAACAAAAACGATCTTACCAAATCCCGCATCAATGGCATCATTAATCGAGTAATCAATAATCGTTTCTCCCGAAGGGCCAATAGGATCTATTTGTTTTAAACCTCCATAGCGGCTTCCCATTCCTGCAGCTAATACTAATAATGTTGGTTTCATCTTTATTATTTTTTCAGGTATTCTTTGTTTTAAAGATTTGCCTTGACAACCTTTTTCATTCCGTCGTACTGCTCTTCAATACTTTGCAATAACTTGTATTGTGCACGTGTGCGTACAAGGTTATGTTCGGCATATTTTGTTTTGTAGTAATTATCGCCATCAATATAATCCATCAGAAACCTCAACACCTGTTCGTAAGTAATATATTTAGCTGAAAACGCCAGGTAATCGATCTCCACCTGTGTTAAGAATGATTTTGCTTCTGAAAGGTAACCGCGGGTATATGCCTCAAATATTTTCATATCCATCGAGACCTTGTCAAGATCCTTATCATCCTCCAGTCCGGTATTTGTATACGACCGAATGGCATCTCCAAAATCGTTTAAAGCAGTACTGCTTAATACGGTATCTAAATCAATCACACACAGCACATCTCCTTTATCGTCGAAAAGAATATTATTGATTTTAGTATCATTATGTGTAACTCTTGTTGGTATAATCCCGGTTTCAACTTTCTTCCAGAATTCGAGCATTTCTTCTCTTCTTTCCTCAATCCAGGCAATCTCCTCTTCCAGTTCTTTTTTACGATCAACCGGATCTTTAGCCAACACTTCGTCCCACTGCTTAAAACGGAAGCGTATATTATGAAACCCAGGTAAAATATCCGATAATTTTTCTGCAAAATCTGAGGTCATGCGTTGGAATTTACCAATTCCCTTTCCACCTGCATAAGCTAACTCAGGAGTATCGGCAGCTTCGTAGGTAACACTGCCGGATATAAACAAACAAACCGCCCAATACTCACCTTCCTCATCAACATGATATAAAGCTCCTTCATTCGTTTTAATAACGGTTAATGCCTCACGCATTGGATCTCCTCCCCGGGCACTAATCTTGTTCTTCAGGTGCGAGGTAATTCGTTCAATATTATCCATCATGGCCGGAACATCTGTAAAGATTTTCCTGTTTTTTCGTTGCATCAGGTAATCGGGAGAAGCATCCGATTCTGTTTTTATGATAAACGTATCATTGATAAACCCTTCTCCTAAAGTAGCTATATTTTTAATCTCGCCTTCCAGGTGAAAGTGCTCAGCTATTTCGTATAAGTTCGTTTTCATATCTATTTGGTTTGATTATTATTTTCTGATTTTAGATCCTTTTACAGCAAAGAATAAGATATAGAGGTAAGCGGGGATGTAAATCCAAAAGGCACTTTTATAATTGGCTACGGTGGTTATTTCCGATGTTCGAACCATATCGATGATAAATCCAAATATAAAAGGGAGTACGGCTCCTCCAACTATTCCCATTACCAGTAACGAAGCACCGGTTTTGGTAAATTTTCCCAAATCAGCTATTGCCAAAGGCCAAATGGCAGGCCACATTAATGAGTTGGCAAAACCAATTAATGCCATTGCATAAATCCCAAATTTCCCTGGTAAGAATATCAGTAATAAAGCCGCTCCAATTCCAATCAGGCTAAACGCCTTGAGTGCAGTTGACTGCGACATATATTTTGGTATCATAACCACTCCGAACAAATACCCAATTACCAATCCTAAAGGCACATAAATCGAGAAATGATCCAGGTTCATGGACGAGTCTCCAAATACAGCTTTGGCATATCCGATTATCGATACCATTGGCAGTGTTTCAACTCCTACGTACACAAATAAAGCGGCTACTCCCAGCAATAGATGAGGAAACTGAAAAATACTTGACTTAGATGAAGTCTCGCCAGTAGATACATCTGAGCTGTCTTCTTCTCCTTCTGCTTTTACTTCGGGCAGTGGCGCAAAAATCATAAAAACACCTAAAGCCAGTAATATCCCGGTTACAATATAAAATGGTAGTGTTATATCTTCCAGTCTTACATTTTTTAAGTCCAAAAAAATTCCCAGAAACAAAGAGGATAACCACCACGCTGATTTGTTCATAATCCCCATTAAACTCATTCGCATTGCGGCGCTTTCTTTTGGTCCGATTATGGTTACATAAGGATTTACTGAAGCCTGTAATACAGTATTGCCGATGCCACCAATAAACAATGCGAGCAGGAATAGTGGAAAACTTAACTGTTTTGAGGAAGGGATAAACAGAAACATTCCTAATGCCATAATAAAAAAGGCAATTACCATTCCGTTTTTATAGCCCACTTTTTTAATGATTGCTCCAGCCGGGGCTCCAAATATTACAAATGCAGAAAAAATGGCTACCGTAACCAGGTACGATTGCGATGTTGACAAATGAAAGGCATCCTGCAAAAACGGTGTTAAAAAGCCACTGATTCCTATCCCGAAGCCAATTACAAAAAACAGTATACTCACAATTGCCAGTGGCAACAAATAATTACTTCGATTTAATTGTATCGATTTTTCCATATTTTTATTTTTAATGTCGGTTATGCTTCAATTAAAATTTCGCCAAAGAATTCAAGTAGGTGAAAGCCAGGATTATCAGCGATAAATGATTCTATTCATCACTTTCTCACTTTAAAGATTGTTGCCATTTCCAGGCCGAAGCCAGCATATTTTCAAGGTCGCGACTTGCTTTCCACTCCAATTTCTGGTTGGCTAAATCTGTTTCTGCATATATTTTTTCGATATCTCCGGGGCGGCGATCCACAATTTTATAATTAAGAGGCTTGCCGCTCACTTTCTCAAAAGAGTTAATAATGTTTAGGACACTGTAACCATTGCCGGTTCCAACATTAAAATGTTCGTAGTTATTATCCGATGCCCTACTCAAAAGTCGCTTAACAGCAGCAATGTGTGCTTTTGCCAAATCCACAACATGAATATAATCCCTGATGGCAGTTCCATCTTCAGTATCATAATCATCTCCAAAAACTTTTAATTCAGGAAGAATATCTGCTCCTGTCTGCGTAATAAATGGGATGAGGTTATTAGGTACGCCTTTCGGTAATTCGCCAATCAAAGCTGTATCATGCGCACCAACCGGATTAAAATAACGTAGCGAAATAACATTCAGTTCTTTAGCAGCCTTACAACAATCCTGAAGAATCTCTTCACATATTTTTTTGGTATTGCCATACGGCGATTCAGCATTTTTTAAAGGTGCGTCTTCAGTTACCGGCAGCTTATCGGGCTGGCCATAAACCGTGCATGACGAAGAGAACACAAGATTTTTGCTTGCACACTCATTCAGTTCGTCCAGTACATTCATCAAGGAAAGCAAATTGTTTTTGTAATACTTAACCGGATGCTCAACTGATTCTCCCACAGCCTTAAAAGCAGCAAAATGGATGATGCCATCAATATCGTTATTCTCCTTAAAAAAAGAAGTCAACTTTGCGCTGTCACACAAGTCAAATTGATAAAATTGAGGTTTAATTCCCGTAATTTTTTCAATTCTGGAAATCACTTCCATCTCCGAATTAGAAAGATCATCAATAATTACAACTTCAAATCCTTCTTTTATTAATTCAACTACGGTGTGAGAACCAATGTATCCGGTTCCTCCAGTCACTAAAATCTTCTTTTTTCCCAATTAAATATCCTCCCTTATTTTCATTTACTCATAAAATTACCGTGCAAACATATATAATTTTTTGCAAATTGTTCACGTGATCATTTCAATTTTATTTAAATGTTCGGAATCGAATTACGTAATAATATACATTACTAACCCATATATACGAGTCACTCAAGGAAATTACGATTGACATGATCACAAAACTTATTGTTCTCGTGATCATTTAGCTAAAAAACAAAGAGGCCATCCCTGAGTAAAATCAATATTTAACTTGAATGGAGATGTTTATAATGATACAAGGAGATTGTTTTGAGTTTACTATTAGTCGAAAACTCCTTTATATGGTTCCACTGAAATGAAACTTCTGATATGACAAGTTTCCGGATAAATGAAGAAATGGGAATGATTATTCTAAGAAATAGGAATAATTTTCTTTCACTATGATCTCTATCGGGAGTAGTTTTTGTTTTGGAACATCTTTATTAAACGCCAGGTGATCCACCAATAGATTGATGGCACTGCTCGTCTGTAACCCCGGATTCTGAAATATAAGAAACTCAATGTTGCCTTTTTTCAAGTGATCTAAATTATCGCGTACCAAATCATAACCAAGAAGTACCAAATCAAGTTTATAGGCCTCGATTACATCTGCCACATAATGTACCTTTGAAGTGGTTACTATTACACCTTTAATTTTAGGAAATTTATCCAGTAATGCCAACAACTGCTTTTCGATAGATTTACGATTTGCAACTTTTAAAACTTTAATCTTATCCCGTTCTATATTATTAGATGTCAAATAGTGTATAATACCTTTTTCCTTTTCCTGCATGTGCCTTGCGTTGGAAATATCTTCATCAATATGAACGATCAGATATTCATTCTGCTGTGTTAACAGCCTTTTCAGCAAACTGGCCGCAATCTCACCACTATTAAATAAATCCTGACCAACATGACACAGGGTATTAATCTCTTTAATATCTGTGTTGAAAGTGGCATAAGGAATACCTTTTGCCTTACACTCTTTAAAAAATTCAATAGCCTCATTGTAAAAAACCGGAGCCACCAAAACTCCATCACATCCTTCTTTTAAAATCTGCTTTGCATTATATGTAAAACTTACTTCTTTGAATGAGTTAAACAAATAAATACTCACATTGATGCCCAAAGAGGAAAGCTCATCAATTGTCTTTTCAACACCATCAATAGCTCTTTTCCAATACATATCTTCA
It includes:
- a CDS encoding nucleotidyltransferase family protein, which translates into the protein MKPTLLVLAAGMGSRYGGLKQIDPIGPSGETIIDYSINDAIDAGFGKIVFVVRESFEEEFKALFNKKLEGKITAEYVTQEVHKVPAGCNYTPERSKPWGTGHAILMAKKCINEPFAVINADDYYGREAFFTMAEFLMHECTDDEFGMVGYRLQNTISENGSVSRGVCNTDNNDQLLSVVERTQVEKKDAGIAYRDSHKWIFIDSQAIVSMNFWGFTPGIFSHLETQFTQFLKQYGQELKSEFYIPFVVSEIISEGETKVKVLKSEARWFGVTYKEDKEKAISSINTLVKQGVYPAKLWSN
- a CDS encoding phosphotransferase enzyme family protein, producing MKTNLYEIAEHFHLEGEIKNIATLGEGFINDTFIIKTESDASPDYLMQRKNRKIFTDVPAMMDNIERITSHLKNKISARGGDPMREALTVIKTNEGALYHVDEEGEYWAVCLFISGSVTYEAADTPELAYAGGKGIGKFQRMTSDFAEKLSDILPGFHNIRFRFKQWDEVLAKDPVDRKKELEEEIAWIEERREEMLEFWKKVETGIIPTRVTHNDTKINNILFDDKGDVLCVIDLDTVLSSTALNDFGDAIRSYTNTGLEDDKDLDKVSMDMKIFEAYTRGYLSEAKSFLTQVEIDYLAFSAKYITYEQVLRFLMDYIDGDNYYKTKYAEHNLVRTRAQYKLLQSIEEQYDGMKKVVKANL
- a CDS encoding MFS transporter; this encodes MEKSIQLNRSNYLLPLAIVSILFFVIGFGIGISGFLTPFLQDAFHLSTSQSYLVTVAIFSAFVIFGAPAGAIIKKVGYKNGMVIAFFIMALGMFLFIPSSKQLSFPLFLLALFIGGIGNTVLQASVNPYVTIIGPKESAAMRMSLMGIMNKSAWWLSSLFLGIFLDLKNVRLEDITLPFYIVTGILLALGVFMIFAPLPEVKAEGEEDSSDVSTGETSSKSSIFQFPHLLLGVAALFVYVGVETLPMVSIIGYAKAVFGDSSMNLDHFSIYVPLGLVIGYLFGVVMIPKYMSQSTALKAFSLIGIGAALLLIFLPGKFGIYAMALIGFANSLMWPAIWPLAIADLGKFTKTGASLLVMGIVGGAVLPFIFGFIIDMVRTSEITTVANYKSAFWIYIPAYLYILFFAVKGSKIRK
- the galE gene encoding UDP-glucose 4-epimerase GalE — its product is MTGGTGYIGSHTVVELIKEGFEVVIIDDLSNSEMEVISRIEKITGIKPQFYQFDLCDSAKLTSFFKENNDIDGIIHFAAFKAVGESVEHPVKYYKNNLLSLMNVLDELNECASKNLVFSSSCTVYGQPDKLPVTEDAPLKNAESPYGNTKKICEEILQDCCKAAKELNVISLRYFNPVGAHDTALIGELPKGVPNNLIPFITQTGADILPELKVFGDDYDTEDGTAIRDYIHVVDLAKAHIAAVKRLLSRASDNNYEHFNVGTGNGYSVLNIINSFEKVSGKPLNYKIVDRRPGDIEKIYAETDLANQKLEWKASRDLENMLASAWKWQQSLK
- a CDS encoding LacI family DNA-binding transcriptional regulator gives rise to the protein MKSKSNYTLKDIAEMAGVSRATVGRVIHGRGVVSKETSDKIKLILDKIEYQPNLVARSLRKGELFKIAVLVPDGSEDMYWKRAIDGVEKTIDELSSLGINVSIYLFNSFKEVSFTYNAKQILKEGCDGVLVAPVFYNEAIEFFKECKAKGIPYATFNTDIKEINTLCHVGQDLFNSGEIAASLLKRLLTQQNEYLIVHIDEDISNARHMQEKEKGIIHYLTSNNIERDKIKVLKVANRKSIEKQLLALLDKFPKIKGVIVTTSKVHYVADVIEAYKLDLVLLGYDLVRDNLDHLKKGNIEFLIFQNPGLQTSSAINLLVDHLAFNKDVPKQKLLPIEIIVKENYSYFLE